A single region of the Gracilibacillus caseinilyticus genome encodes:
- a CDS encoding FixH family protein → MKKLFWLMLSAIIVLSACADNSNTEDTTVEDEVQGIEVNFALPEQAETGEAVTLSATVTTTNGEKVTDAEEMMFEYWNVEDEENSVMVESTNNEDGTYTAEVTFTEPGDYELYAHTTANGIHSMPKKAISVTGKAQNTEQESEAHEEEETSHEHEHSSGFEIKVEPLNGVTANEDKEITVQLMSDGTAYEGARVRYEIVLSSEKHEWIDAEEVSAGEYKGTFAFPESGTYDMTVHVNDEDGLHEHTETEVEVSE, encoded by the coding sequence ATGAAAAAATTATTTTGGTTAATGTTAAGCGCAATTATTGTTCTTTCCGCATGTGCAGATAATTCCAACACAGAGGACACTACAGTAGAAGATGAAGTACAAGGAATAGAAGTCAACTTCGCTCTACCTGAACAAGCTGAAACTGGCGAAGCCGTCACCCTATCAGCCACGGTTACAACGACTAACGGCGAAAAAGTGACGGATGCTGAAGAAATGATGTTTGAATATTGGAATGTTGAAGATGAAGAAAATTCGGTAATGGTAGAATCTACGAATAATGAGGATGGTACATATACAGCAGAAGTTACTTTTACAGAACCTGGAGATTACGAACTTTATGCTCACACTACCGCTAACGGTATTCACTCTATGCCGAAAAAAGCTATCTCTGTAACTGGAAAGGCGCAAAATACCGAGCAAGAATCAGAAGCTCATGAAGAAGAGGAAACGTCACATGAGCATGAACATTCTAGCGGCTTTGAAATCAAAGTGGAGCCATTGAATGGTGTTACCGCTAATGAAGACAAAGAAATAACAGTACAGCTAATGTCTGATGGAACAGCTTACGAAGGAGCACGCGTTCGGTATGAAATCGTATTGAGCAGCGAGAAGCACGAATGGATAGATGCAGAAGAAGTCAGTGCCGGAGAATATAAAGGAACTTTCGCCTTTCCTGAATCAGGCACATACGATATGACCGTTCATGTTAATGATGAGGACGGTTTACACGAACATACGGAAACAGAAGTGGAAGTTAGCGAGTAA
- a CDS encoding metal ABC transporter solute-binding protein, Zn/Mn family has translation MRKLIVLLFLLGMVLMGCNTETSESNGDGSSSDNESIKIYATLYPLAYFAEEIGGELVDVETILPAGADPHSYEPTSKMMVDIAASDLFLFNGANLESYAGEIEEALKDEDVSMVEAADGVTSMEHSHSHEEESEHEHEHEESEHTESTEDGHNHGDVDPHLWLDPVRAIEMARNIKDALVSQDPDNEEFFTDNFNQLESKLTELDESFHKQLEQAASHQILVTHAAYGYWEQSYHIEQIALTGLSPSEEPSQKELEQIIDHVKETDINYLLFEQNVEPKVAQVIQSETNLESLELHNLSVLTEEDIENNETYFTLMERNLEVLTKALND, from the coding sequence ATGAGAAAATTAATTGTATTATTATTTTTGCTGGGAATGGTTTTAATGGGCTGTAATACGGAAACTTCTGAATCAAATGGGGACGGCAGTTCGTCAGATAACGAGTCTATTAAAATATATGCAACATTATATCCTTTAGCATATTTTGCTGAGGAAATTGGCGGGGAACTAGTAGATGTAGAAACAATTTTACCTGCTGGAGCCGATCCACACAGTTATGAACCGACATCTAAAATGATGGTGGATATAGCAGCTAGTGATCTGTTTTTGTTTAATGGCGCTAACCTTGAATCCTATGCTGGTGAAATTGAAGAAGCACTGAAAGATGAGGATGTCTCGATGGTGGAAGCTGCAGATGGGGTAACCAGTATGGAGCACAGCCATTCACATGAGGAAGAATCAGAGCATGAACATGAACATGAAGAGTCTGAACATACAGAAAGCACAGAAGACGGCCATAATCATGGTGATGTAGATCCGCATTTGTGGCTGGATCCGGTTCGTGCAATTGAGATGGCGCGTAATATTAAAGATGCATTAGTATCTCAGGATCCTGACAACGAAGAATTCTTTACAGATAATTTCAATCAGTTAGAATCAAAGCTAACAGAATTGGATGAGTCTTTTCATAAGCAATTAGAGCAAGCTGCCAGTCATCAGATATTGGTCACTCATGCTGCCTATGGTTATTGGGAACAAAGCTATCATATTGAACAAATAGCTTTAACCGGATTATCGCCATCTGAAGAACCATCACAAAAAGAATTAGAGCAAATCATTGATCATGTGAAAGAAACCGATATTAACTATTTATTGTTCGAACAGAATGTCGAACCGAAAGTAGCGCAAGTTATTCAGTCTGAGACAAATTTGGAATCATTGGAATTGCACAACCTATCTGTTTTGACAGAAGAAGATATTGAAAACAACGAAACATATTTCACTTTAATGGAACGCAATTTAGAGGTATTAACCAAAGCATTGAATGATTAA